From the genome of Zonotrichia albicollis isolate bZonAlb1 chromosome 20, bZonAlb1.hap1, whole genome shotgun sequence, one region includes:
- the LCK gene encoding tyrosine-protein kinase Lck produces MGCCCSSDYDEDWIENIDICEHCNYPIEPDSKRQRLIRNGSEVRDPLVSYESSSPPCSPMQEKLVVALYNYEPKHDGDLGLRKGEKLRVLEENGEWWKAQSLTTGQEGLIPHNFVALVNSLEPEPWFFKNISRKDAERQLLASGNTHGSFLIRESETSKGSYSLSVRDLDESQGETVKHYKIRNMDNGGFYISPRAPFGNLRELVQHYTRSSDGLCCRLGKPCQTQKPQKPWWQDEWEVPRESLKLVEKLGAGQFGEVWMGLYNGHTKVAVKCLKAGSMSPSAFLAEANLMKKLQHARLVRLYAVVTKEPIYIITEFMEKGSLVDFLKTSEGVKLSIYKLLDMAAQIAEGMAFIEAKNYIHRDLRAANILVSDTLCCKIADFGLARLIEDNEYTAREGAKFPIKWTAPEAINYGTFTIKSDVWSFGILLTEIVTYGRIPYPGMTNPEVIQNLERGYRMPQPEHCPPELYELMRQCWKENPEERPTFDFLRSVLEDFFTATEGQYQQQP; encoded by the exons atgggctgctgctgcagctcggACTATGACGAGGACTGGATTGAGAACATCGACATCTGTGAGCACTGCAATTACCCCATCGAGCCCGACAGCAAGCGCCAG AGGCTGATCCGCAACGGCTCCGAGGTGCGAGACCCCCTGGTGTCCTACGAGTCCTCGTCCCCTCCGTGCTCCCCCATGCAAG AGAAGCTGGTGGTGGCCCTGTACAACTACGAGCCCAAGCACGACGGGGACCTGGGGCTGCGCAAGGGGGAGAAGCTGCGAGTGCTGGAAGA gaatggGGAGTGGTGGAAGGCGCAGTCGCTCACCACAGGCCAGGAGGGGCTGATCCCACACAACTTTGTGGCCTTGGTGAACAGCCTGGAACCCGAGCC GTGGTTCTTCAAGAACATCAGCCGCAAGGACGCCGAGCGGCAGCTCCTGGCCTCGGGCAACACCCACGGCTCCTTCCTCATCCGCGAGAGCGAGACCTCCAAAG gctcgTACTCGCTGTCCGTGCGGGACCTGGACGAGAGCCAGGGAGAGACGGTGAAGCACTACAAGATCCGGAACATGGACAACGGCGGCTTCTACATCTCCCCCCGCGCCCCCTTCGGCAACCTCAGGGAGCTGGTGCAGCACTACACAc gcagctccgaCGGGCTGTGCTGCCGCCTGGGCAAGCCGTGCCAGACGCAGAAGCCGCAGAAGCCGTGGTGGCAGGACGAGTGGGAGGTGCCGCGGGAGTCGCTGAAGCTGGTGGAGAAGCTGGGAGCGGGGCAGTTCGGAGAGGTCTGGATGG GTCTGTACAACGGGCACACCAAGGTGGCAGTGAAGTGCCTCAAGGCTGGCAGCATGTCCCCCAGCGCCTTCCTGGCCGAGGCCAACCTGATGAAGAAGCTGCAGCACGCGCGGCTGGTGCGGCTCTACGCCGTGGTCACCAAGGAGCCCATCTACATCATCACCGAGTTCATGGAGAAGG GCAGCCTCGTGGATTTCCTCAAGACCTCGGAAGGAGTCAAGCTCAGCATCTACAAACTCCTGGACATGgcagctcag atcGCTGAAGGCATGGCTTTCATCGAGGCCAAGAATTACATCCACAGGGACCTGAGAGCCGCCAACATCCTGGTGTCGGACACTCTGTGCTGCAAAATCGCCGATTTCGGGCTGGCCCGGCTCATCGAGGACAACGAGTACACGGCTCGGGAGG GAGCCAAATTCCCCATTAAGTGGACGGCGCCCGAGGCCATCAACTACGGCACGTTCACCATCAAGTCGGACGTGTGGTCCTTCGGCATCCTGCTCACCGAGATCGTCACCTACGGCCGCATCCCCTACCCAG gcatgACGAACCCCGAGGTGATCCAGAACCTGGAGCGGGGGTACCGCATGCCGCAGCCCGAGCACTGCCCGCCCGAGCTGTACGAGCTGATGAGGCAGTGCTGGAAGGAGAACCCCGAGGAGCGCCCCACCTTCGACTTCCTCAGGAGCGTCCTCGAGGACTTCTTCACCGCCACCGAGGGCCAGtaccagcagcagccctga